One Pseudomonas syringae CC1557 genomic window, GTCCAGTGGTGGTTGAGCGTGCCGCCTGGCAGGTCGACCACTTTGGTTGCTTGCGCACTGATCGAGGTCTGGCCGGCTTCGTAAGGGAAGCTGATCAGGCGGTCGGTATCGGCGACATACAGCTTGTTGCCCACCAGGGTCATGCCGAACGGTGAATTGAGGTTTTGCAGGAAAACCGTGCGAGTTTCGGCAACGCCGTCTTTATCGACATCGCGCAGCAAGGTGATGCGATTGGCGCTCGGTACGCCAGCGCCCGCACGGCCCATGACTTTTTCCATGACCCAGCCGCGAATGCCCTTGGAGTCATCCGGCTTGGCAGGCGAGTTGGTTTCCGCGACCAGCACGTCGCCGTTGGGCAATACATACAGCCAGCGTGGATGATCGAGGTGTTCAGCAAAGGCCGCCACTTGAGTGCCCGGCGCGGCAACCGGTTTGGCGTCTTTCTCCCAGCCGATGGCAGGGGCGATATTGACGGTCGGGATCAGCGTCTTGTTCGGCTCCGGCAGCTTGGGCGAGGGGCCTGTTCCGTCCGAGACTTGCAGCCTGGACGACTCGCCGCAGGCAGCGAGGCCGCCGGCAACCAGAAGCAGTACTGCGTAATGGGGTCTGAGTTTGAACATGTTGGATCTCCATAAACAAAGGCGTGGTCCTGTAACTGATAGAGGCACCTGGAACCGCCGAGGTTCAATCACGTTAAATGACCGTGCCTTGACGCTGCTCTGTCGATTGACGCTCTGAGCCCAACACTCTACCCTTCGCCGCTTGTTTCAGGTGCTCTGCAATCTTCGATTGGCGGAGTGAAACAGGGAAGCCGGTGTGGATCATCCGATCCGATCCCGGCGCTGCCCCCGCAACGGTAAATGAGTCAAGGCTGTGCATCGTGCCACTGTGTTCCACACGGGAAGGCGCGCAGCCGGGGAGACCCGCTCATGAGCCCGGAGACCGGCCTGAATCACTCAATGGCATCACGGAGGGTGATGTTCTGTGCAGGGCGTTGCCGTGCTGTCCAGTGCTGTCCTTCCGTCTGCTTTCGCCTGCCCCGAGCGGAGAGCCGAAATGAACGAATCCCCCGAACGCGACGAACGTCATCTGGCGCGCATGCAGCGCAAAAAAGCCGTGATGGACGAACGTATTGCCAGTTCGCCCAATGAGTGCGGCCTGCTGCTGGTATTGACCGGCAACGGCAAAGGCAAGAGCAGCTCGGCATTCGGCATGCTCGCCCGGGCCATGGGCCACGACATGCAGTGCGGTGTGGTGCAGTTCATCAAGGGCCGCAACAGCACCGGCGAAGAAATGTTCTTTCGGCGCTTTCCCGAGCAAGTGCGTTATCACGTGATGGGCGAGGGCTTCACCTGGGAAACCCAGGACCGCCAGCGCGACATCGCCGCCGCCGAATCTGCCTGGGCCGTCTCTCGGGAAATGCTTCGCGACCCGAGTATCGGCCTAGTGGTGCTCGACGAATTGAACATCGCCCTCAAGCATGGCTACCTTGACCTTGAGCAGGTACTGACTGACTTGCAGGCGCGTCCGCCCATGCAGCACGTGCTGGTGACCGGCCGCGGTGCCAAGCCTGAATTGATCGACCTGGCCGACACCGTTTCCGAGATCAGCGTGGTCAAACATGCATTCCAGTCCGGTATCCGTGCGCAAAAAGGTATCGAGCTGTGAGCCATTCCTCATGAGAGCACTGCAATGAGAGCCCCGCGTGACTGTCCGGCGGTATTGATCGCTGCGCCTGCTTCCGGGCAAGGCAAAACCACGGTGACCGCCGCACTGGCGCGTCTGCATCGCAATCAGGGCCGCAAGGTCCGGGTGTTCAAGTGCGGACCGGATTTTCTTGATCCGATGATCCTTGAGCGGGCCAGCGGTGCGCCGGTCTACCAGTTGGACATGTGGATGGTCGGTGCCGATGAAAGCCGACGCCTGCTCTGGGAGGCGGCCGACGAAGCGGACCTGATCCTTATCGAAGGCGTCATGGGCTTGTTCGACGGTACGCCATCGAGTGCCGACCTGGCGCGTCACTTCGGCGTGCCGGTACTCGGTGTGATCGACGGCACAGCCATGGCGCAGACGTTTGGCGCTCTGGCGCTGGGGTTGGCGCGCTATCAACCGGACTTGCCGTTCGCCGGGGTTTTGGCCAACCGCGTGGGTACGGTACGCCACGCGCAATTGCTGGAAAACAGCCTGACTGAGGGCCTGCGCTGGTACGGCGCGTTGTCGCGGGAAGTCGGTTTCGAACTGCCCAGCCGCCATTTGGGATTGGTACAAGCCAGTGAGCTGAACGACCTGGACCTGCGTCTGGACATGGCCGCCGCTGCGCTGGCCAGCACCTGCGAAGTGTCGTTGCCACCTGCCGTGACGTTCACCGCACCCGATCCGGTTCATGTCGAACCACTGCTCAGCGGCGTGCGTATCGCCGTGGCGCGTGACGAAGCTTTCGCCTTTCTCTACGGGGCGAGCCTGGACCTGCTGCGCAACATGGGCGCCGAGCTGAGCTTTTTCTCGCCGATCCATGACAGCGAGATTCCCGAAGTCGACAGCCTGTACCTGCCGGGCGGTTACCCGGAACTGCATCACGTTGCGCTGGCGGCAAACCTGGCGATGCAGGCCTCGATCAGGGCTCACCATATTGCCCGCAAGCCGATCCTGGCCGAGTGCGGCGGCATGCTCTACCTGCTTGATGCGCTGACTGACGTGGAAGGCGTGCGCGCCGAACTGGTCGGTTTGCTGGCCGGTGAGGCGGTCATGCAGAAGCGCCTTGCGGCTCTGGCCTTGCAAGCGGTCGAGCTGCCCGAGGGCACGCTGCACGGTCACACTTACCACCACTCGCTGACCAGCACCGAGCTGCAACCGATTGCCCGAGGCGTCAGCCCCAATGGCGGTCGTGGTGCCGAGGCGGTGTATCGCCTGGGACGCCTGACCGCCTCTTATGTGCATTTCTATTTCCCTTCCTGTCCGCAGGCGATAGCGGCGCTGTTCAAGCCATGACCGAGCAAGCGTTCAGCCCTGAAGAGCGGGCTGCGGTGTACCGCGCCATCGCCGAGCGTCGCGATATGCGGCATTTCATCGGCGGCACGGTAGCGCCCGAGTTATTGGCGCGCTTGCTGGAAGCTGCGCATAAGGCGCCCAGCGTCGGCCTGATGCAGCCTTGGCGTTTCATTCGTATCAGCGATCCGGCGTTGCGCAGCAAGATGCGCTCGCAGGTGGAAGAAGAGCGTATTCGCACCGCCGAGGCGCTGGGCGAGCGCACCGACGAATTCATGAAGCTCAAGGTCGAAGGCATTAACGATTGCGCGGAAGTGCTGGTTGCCGCGCTGATGGAAGGGCGTGAGCAGCACGTCTTCGGCCGGCGCACCTTGCCGGAAATGGACATGGCTTCGCTGTCCTGTGCGATCCAGAACCTGTGGCTGGCCTCGCGTGCCGAAGGGCTGGGCATGGGCTGGGTGTCGCTGTTCGACCCCGAGGCGCTGGCCGGTTTGCTGGGTATGCCGGAGGGTGCCAAACCGCTGGCGATCATCTGCCTGGGGCCGGTGAAAGAATTTTATCCCGCGCCCATGCTGGTCATGGAAGGCTGGGCGCAAGTGCGCCCGCTGCATGAACTGCTGTATGAGAATCAATGGGGAGTGGGTCAATGAGTGTGGCGCTGTTGAGCGTCGCCGGCGTGGCGCTGGATGCGTTGCTCGGTGAGCCGAAACGCTGGCATCCGCTGGTCGGGTTCGGCGGCTTTGCCAGCCGCATCGAGCGGCGCTTCAACAGCGGCGGCCGTGGCTGGCGCAGTCATGGCGTGACGGCCTGGGTGATTACGGTGGTGCCGTTGACGCTGTTGGCCACCTTATTGAGCTGGCTGCCTTATATCGGCTGGCTGTTCGACATTCTGGCGCTGTACTGCGCGCTGGGCATGCGCAGCCTCGGTGAACACGTTCAGCCGGTGGCACAGGCGCTGCGCAGTGATGATCTGGTCGAAGCGCGGCAGCGGGTGGGTTATCTGGTCAGTCGCCAGACCAGCGAGCTGGACGCCACCGAGGTCGCCCGCGCCGCCACCGAGTCAGTGCTGGAAAACGGCAGCGACGCGGTGTTTGCTGCACTGTTCTGGTTTGTCGTGGCCGGTGCGCCCGGCGTGGTGCTGTACCGGCTGAGCAATACGCTGGACGCCATGTGGGGCTATCGCAACGAGCGTTTCGAGCGTTTCGGCTGGGCTGCGGCAAAAATCGACGACCTGCTCAACTACATTCCTGCACGCCTTGTGGCACTGACCTACGCATTATTGGGCAAAACCCGACTGGCACTGCGTTGCTGGCGTACCCAGGGCCCCACCTGGGACAGCCCGAATGCAGGCCCGGTGATGGCGGCTGGCGCGGGTGCACTAGGTGTCGAGCTGGGCGGCGCGGCGATCTATCACGGCGAACTGCATCAGCGTCCACCACTGGGCGAAGGCGTCCCGGCCGATGCGGATTCGATCGATCGCGGCTGGCAACTGGTACAGGGCGGGGTCTGGTTATGGCTGCTGATTATCTGCGTGGCGGCTGAATTCCATGCTTGAGCACGGCGGGCGACTGCGCGCTGCGGCGCAACATTATGGTATTCATCAGGCCGACTGGCTGGACCTTTCCACCGGTATCGCACCCTGGCCCTGGCCGATTCCGGAGATTCCCCTGCGCGCCTGGGCGCGGCTGCCAGAGACCGACGACGGCCTGGAAGCAGCAGCCTGTGCCTATTACGGCGTGCCTCGATTATTACCGGTGTCCGGTTCGCAGGCAGCGATTCAGGCGCTGCCTCGGGTGCGCAGTGGAGGGCGGGTCGGTGTTCTTTCACCGTGCTATGCCGAGCACGCACATGCCTGGCGCAAAGGCGGCTACGTGGTTCGCGAGGTGGGTGAGCAAGAGGTCGACTATTTTCTCGACACCCTCGACGTGCTGGTGGTGGTCAACCCCAACAACCCGACCGGCTTGCTGCTGAGCACCGAGCGCCTGCTGGAGTGGCACGCACGGCTGGCCGAGCGTGGTGGCTGGCTGGTGGTCGACGAAGCGTTCATGGACAACACGCCGGGCCTGAGCCTGGCCGCCGAAACCTGGCGCATCGGGTTGATCGTGCTGCGCTCTTTCGGCAAGTTTTTCGGTCTGGCTGGAGTCCGTCTGGGTTTTGTGCTGGCCGAACCGGCGCTGCTCCAATCATTGGCGCAGGAAATAGGCCCCTGGTCTGTCAGCGGGCCGACGCGCATCATCGGCCAGACCTGCCTGAGCGATCTGCAAGGGCAGGCCCGGCAGATCGAGCGCTGTGATCTGGCGCGGGACCGGCTGGTGGCGTTGCTCGACCAGTACCACCTGGCCCCTGATGGCGGCTGCGCGCTGTTCCAGTGGCGGGTGACAGCCGAAGCACAGTCGCTCCACGAGTTCTGTGCCCGACGTGGCGTATTGTTGCGCCTGTTTGTGGGTAACACGCCTGAGTCCTGCAGCCTGCGTTTCGGCCTGCCCGCTGACGAGGCCGACTGGCTGCGTCTGCACACTGTTCTGCTTGAATATCGCAAGGAATACCCATGGCCACGCTGATGGTACAAGGCACCACCTCGGATGCCGGCAAAAGCACGCTGGTAACGGCGTTGTGCCGCTGGCTGACCCGGCAAGGCGTGAAAGTTGTGCCGTTCAAACCGCAGAACATGGCGCTCAACAGCGCGGTGACGGCGGACGGTGGCGAGATCGGCCGTGCGCAGGCAGTGCAGGCGCAGGCTTGCTTTCTGGAGCCGCACACCGACATGAACCCGGTGCTGCTCAAGCCCAATAGCGACACCGGCGCGCAGGTCATTATTCACGGTCGCGCCGTGACCACCATGAATGCCGTGGCGTATCACGGCTATAAAGAGATCGCCATGCAGGCGGTGCTGGAGTCGCATCGGCGGCTGGGTGAAAGCTACCCGGTGATTATGGTCGAAGGCGCCGGTTCGCCCGCCGAGATCAATCTGCGCGCCAATGACATCGCCAACATGGGCTTCGCAGAAGCGGTTGACTGCCCGGTGCTGCTGATTGCCGACATCAATCGTGGCGGGGTCTTTGCCCATCTGGTCGGCACGCTGGAGTTGCTGTCGCCCAGCGAGCAGGCACGGGTCAAGGGCTTCATCATCAACCGTTTTCGCGGTGACATTGCCTTGCTGCAGCCGGGATTGGACTGGCTGGAAGCGCGCACCGGCAAGCCAGTGGTCGGCGTGCTGCCCTACGTCATGGACCTGCATCTGGAGGCCGAAGACGGCCTTGATCAGCGCCAGACCGACAAGGTCGAGCAGGTCCTGAACGTGGTCGTGCCGGTGCTGCCGCGCATCAGCAATCACACTGATTTCGACCCCCTGCGCCTGCATCCCCAGGTCAACCTGCAATTCATCGGCCCTGGCCAGCCCATTCCGGCGGCTGATCTGATTATTTTGCCCGGCTCGAAAAGCGTGCGCAGCGACCTGACTTATCTGCGCGCCAATGGCTGGGACACGGCCATCGACCGGCATCTGCGCTACGGCGGCAAGCTGCTGGGTATCTGCGGCGGCCTGCAAATGCTCGGCGAGCAACTGCACGATCCGCTGGGGCTCGAAGGCGCGGCGGGTTCCAGTTCCGGTCTTGGCCTGTTGGCGATGAGCACGGTGCTGGAAACCGAGAAGCAATTGCGCAATGTGCGCGGCCATTTGACCCTGGAAGGCGCCGAGGTCAGTGGTTACGAGATCCATGCCGGCGTCACCACCGGTGCGGCGCTTGAGCACGCTGCGGTTCGGCTGGACGATGGCCGCTGCGACGGCGCGCAGAGTGCCGACGGCCAGATTCTCGGCACTTACCTGCATGGTCTGTTCGAATCGCCTGCCGCGTGCAGCGCTCTGTTGCGCTGGGCGGGGCTGGAAAACGTGCAGTCGGTGGATTATCACGCCTTGCGCGAGCGCGACATCGAGCGGCTGGCAGATCTGGTGGAAAAGCACCTCGACGGTAAATTGCTCCGCGAGCTGTGCGGCCTGGAGGCAAGCTGAATGCTGCAATTGATACTCGGTGGTGCGCGCTCCGGTAAAAGTCGTCTTGCTGAAAAACTGGCTGCCGACTCTTCGCTCAATGTGATCTATATCGCCACCAGTCAGCCGCTCGATGGCGAGATGAATCAGCGTGTTGCCAGCCATCGCGCCCGTCGCCCTGATCACTGGGGGCTGGTCGAAGAGCCTGTCGAACTGGCGCGCGTTCTTTTCGAGAAGGCTGCGCCCGACCGCTGCCTGCTGGTGGATTGCCTGACCCTTTGGCTGACCAATCTGCTGATGCTCGATAGCCCCGAGCGCCTGGCTCAAGAGCGTGAGGCGCTGCTCGACTGCCTGGCTGAATTGCCGGGCGAAATCATTTTTGTCAGCAATGAAACCGGGCTTGGCGTTGTGCCGCTCGGGGAGCTGACCCGTCGTTACGTCGACGAAGCCGGTCTTTTGCATCAGGCGCTGGCCGAGCGTTGCCAGCGTGTTGTGTTAACCGTTGCTGGCCTGCCACTTACGTTGAAAGGAACCGCGCTATGAGTAATTCCTGGTGGCTCAAGCCCGCACAGGCCATTGATGTGCCGATGCGCGAAGCTGCATTGGCGCGTCAGCAGCAACTGACCAAGCCTGCCGGATCGCTGGCGCAACTGGAGCGCCTGGCGGTGCAGCTTGCCGGTCTGCAAGGACGCGAGCGTCCGGCTGCCGACCAGCTATGGATCGCAATCTTTGCGGGTGACCATGGCGTCGTCGCAGAGGGTGTGTCGGCGTATCCGCAGGAAGTCACGGGCCAGATGCTGCACAACTTCGTCAAGGGCGGCGCGGCGATCAGTGTGCTGGCGCGCCAGCTTTCCGCGCAACTGGACGTGGTGGATCTGGGCACCGTGTCGTCGATGGAGTTGCCAGGTGTGCGCCATCTGCGTCTCGGCGCGGGCACTGCCAATTTCGCCCACGGGCCCGCCATGACCGTCGAGCAGGGCCTCGCTGCCTTGCAGGCCGGACGTGACAGCGTGTTGCGCGCCAAGGCCGCCGGCACTGAGCTGTTCATTGGTGGCGAGATGGGTATCGGCAATACCACGGCGGCCAGTGCAGTGGCCTGTTCGGTACTGGAATGCGCCGCGCCGCTGCTGGTCGGCCCAGGTACCGGCCTGAACGCTGAAGGTCTCGCGCACAAGACGCTGGTCATCGAGCGTGCGCTGGCGTTGCACGCCGAGCATGCTGGCGATCCGCTGCACAGTCTGTTCTGTCTGGGCGGCTTCGAGATTGCTGCGCTGACCGGTGCTTACCTGGCCTGTGCGCAAGGAGGCATTGTGGCGCTGGTCGACGGCTTCATCTGCAGCGTGGCTGCGCTGGTGGCGGTGCGCCTTAACCCTTCCTGCCGTGACTGGTTGCTGTTTGGTCACCGGAGCGCCGAGCCTGGCCATCGGCATTTGCTGGAGATCCTGCAAGCTGAACCACTGCTGGACCTCGGCCTGCGTCTGGGGGAGGGCAGTGGAGCCGCATTGGCAGTGCCGTTGGTGCGTCTGGCCTGTGAGTTGCACAACGGCATGGCGACATTTGCCGAGGCTGCTGTGGCGGATCGTCCGACATGACCTTGCGACTGGATCTGCTGCGCCACGGTGAAACCGAACTGGGCGGCGGCCTGCGCGGCAGTCTCGATGATGCCCTGACCGATCTCGGCTGGCAGCAGATGCGTGCGGCGGTGGTTGATGCCGGGCCTTGGGAGCGGATTGTCAGTTCGCCCTTGCAGCGCTGCGCGCGGTTCTCCGAGGAGTTGGCGCAGTGCTTATCGTTGCCCTTGCACCTGGAGCCGGGTTTGCAGGAGCTGCATTTTGGCGATTGGGAAGGTCACAGCCCTGCGCAACTGATGGAAACCGATGCCGAAGGTCTGGGGCTGTTCTGGGCTGATCCGTATACGTTCACGCCGCCCAATGGCGAGCCGGTGACTGATTTTTCAACGCGGGTGCTAAGTGCCGTAGAGCGTTTGCATCAGGCTTATGGCGATGAGCGCGTGCTACTGGTCAGTCACGGCGGCGTCATGCGCTTGCTGCTGGCGCAGGCGCGTGGTTTGCCGCGTGAGCAATTGCTGCAAGTGGTGGTGGGTCACGGCGCGCTGCTGTCTATTCAGGTCGCCGCTGGCGGTCTACTCATTGAGGCCTGACCTGCATGTTGCCGTTCTGGATCGCCCTGCAATTTCTCAGTAGCCTGCCGATCCGCCTGCCGGGCATGCCGCGTCCTGAAGAGTTGGGCCGTTCACTGTTGTTCTATCCGCTGGTAGGCGTGGTGTTCGGCACGCTGTTGCTGGGCTGCAATGCACTGCTCGGCGGTACGCCGCCGATGCTGCATGCGGCCTTGCTGCTCAGTGTCTGGGTGCTGCTCAGCGGTGGTTTGCATCTGGACGGTCTGGCCGACAGTGCCGACGCCTGGCTGGGCGGTTTCGGTGATCGCGAGCGCACCCTCCATATCATGAAAGACCCACGTAGCGGGCCAATTGCTGTGGTTACGCTGGTGTTGGTGCTGCTGCTCAAGTTTGCCGCGATTCTGGCGCTGATCGAAAGCCACAGCAGCATCGGT contains:
- a CDS encoding cobyric acid synthase, translating into MATLMVQGTTSDAGKSTLVTALCRWLTRQGVKVVPFKPQNMALNSAVTADGGEIGRAQAVQAQACFLEPHTDMNPVLLKPNSDTGAQVIIHGRAVTTMNAVAYHGYKEIAMQAVLESHRRLGESYPVIMVEGAGSPAEINLRANDIANMGFAEAVDCPVLLIADINRGGVFAHLVGTLELLSPSEQARVKGFIINRFRGDIALLQPGLDWLEARTGKPVVGVLPYVMDLHLEAEDGLDQRQTDKVEQVLNVVVPVLPRISNHTDFDPLRLHPQVNLQFIGPGQPIPAADLIILPGSKSVRSDLTYLRANGWDTAIDRHLRYGGKLLGICGGLQMLGEQLHDPLGLEGAAGSSSGLGLLAMSTVLETEKQLRNVRGHLTLEGAEVSGYEIHAGVTTGAALEHAAVRLDDGRCDGAQSADGQILGTYLHGLFESPAACSALLRWAGLENVQSVDYHALRERDIERLADLVEKHLDGKLLRELCGLEAS
- the bluB gene encoding 5,6-dimethylbenzimidazole synthase gives rise to the protein MTEQAFSPEERAAVYRAIAERRDMRHFIGGTVAPELLARLLEAAHKAPSVGLMQPWRFIRISDPALRSKMRSQVEEERIRTAEALGERTDEFMKLKVEGINDCAEVLVAALMEGREQHVFGRRTLPEMDMASLSCAIQNLWLASRAEGLGMGWVSLFDPEALAGLLGMPEGAKPLAIICLGPVKEFYPAPMLVMEGWAQVRPLHELLYENQWGVGQ
- the cbiB gene encoding adenosylcobinamide-phosphate synthase CbiB, with translation MSVALLSVAGVALDALLGEPKRWHPLVGFGGFASRIERRFNSGGRGWRSHGVTAWVITVVPLTLLATLLSWLPYIGWLFDILALYCALGMRSLGEHVQPVAQALRSDDLVEARQRVGYLVSRQTSELDATEVARAATESVLENGSDAVFAALFWFVVAGAPGVVLYRLSNTLDAMWGYRNERFERFGWAAAKIDDLLNYIPARLVALTYALLGKTRLALRCWRTQGPTWDSPNAGPVMAAGAGALGVELGGAAIYHGELHQRPPLGEGVPADADSIDRGWQLVQGGVWLWLLIICVAAEFHA
- a CDS encoding cobyrinate a,c-diamide synthase encodes the protein MRAPRDCPAVLIAAPASGQGKTTVTAALARLHRNQGRKVRVFKCGPDFLDPMILERASGAPVYQLDMWMVGADESRRLLWEAADEADLILIEGVMGLFDGTPSSADLARHFGVPVLGVIDGTAMAQTFGALALGLARYQPDLPFAGVLANRVGTVRHAQLLENSLTEGLRWYGALSREVGFELPSRHLGLVQASELNDLDLRLDMAAAALASTCEVSLPPAVTFTAPDPVHVEPLLSGVRIAVARDEAFAFLYGASLDLLRNMGAELSFFSPIHDSEIPEVDSLYLPGGYPELHHVALAANLAMQASIRAHHIARKPILAECGGMLYLLDALTDVEGVRAELVGLLAGEAVMQKRLAALALQAVELPEGTLHGHTYHHSLTSTELQPIARGVSPNGGRGAEAVYRLGRLTASYVHFYFPSCPQAIAALFKP
- the cobC gene encoding alpha-ribazole phosphatase family protein is translated as MTLRLDLLRHGETELGGGLRGSLDDALTDLGWQQMRAAVVDAGPWERIVSSPLQRCARFSEELAQCLSLPLHLEPGLQELHFGDWEGHSPAQLMETDAEGLGLFWADPYTFTPPNGEPVTDFSTRVLSAVERLHQAYGDERVLLVSHGGVMRLLLAQARGLPREQLLQVVVGHGALLSIQVAAGGLLIEA
- the cobT gene encoding nicotinate-nucleotide--dimethylbenzimidazole phosphoribosyltransferase; amino-acid sequence: MSNSWWLKPAQAIDVPMREAALARQQQLTKPAGSLAQLERLAVQLAGLQGRERPAADQLWIAIFAGDHGVVAEGVSAYPQEVTGQMLHNFVKGGAAISVLARQLSAQLDVVDLGTVSSMELPGVRHLRLGAGTANFAHGPAMTVEQGLAALQAGRDSVLRAKAAGTELFIGGEMGIGNTTAASAVACSVLECAAPLLVGPGTGLNAEGLAHKTLVIERALALHAEHAGDPLHSLFCLGGFEIAALTGAYLACAQGGIVALVDGFICSVAALVAVRLNPSCRDWLLFGHRSAEPGHRHLLEILQAEPLLDLGLRLGEGSGAALAVPLVRLACELHNGMATFAEAAVADRPT
- a CDS encoding adenosylcobinamide-GDP ribazoletransferase, encoding MLPFWIALQFLSSLPIRLPGMPRPEELGRSLLFYPLVGVVFGTLLLGCNALLGGTPPMLHAALLLSVWVLLSGGLHLDGLADSADAWLGGFGDRERTLHIMKDPRSGPIAVVTLVLVLLLKFAAILALIESHSSIGLLLAPLIGRSAMLALFLGTPYVRSGGLGQALADHLPRGPGRKVLLISAAVCVLLAGWPGAIALLVSAVCFFGLRQLMMRRLGGTTGDTAGALLELLELAVLLALALL
- the cobO gene encoding cob(I)yrinic acid a,c-diamide adenosyltransferase, coding for MNESPERDERHLARMQRKKAVMDERIASSPNECGLLLVLTGNGKGKSSSAFGMLARAMGHDMQCGVVQFIKGRNSTGEEMFFRRFPEQVRYHVMGEGFTWETQDRQRDIAAAESAWAVSREMLRDPSIGLVVLDELNIALKHGYLDLEQVLTDLQARPPMQHVLVTGRGAKPELIDLADTVSEISVVKHAFQSGIRAQKGIEL
- the cobD gene encoding threonine-phosphate decarboxylase CobD translates to MLEHGGRLRAAAQHYGIHQADWLDLSTGIAPWPWPIPEIPLRAWARLPETDDGLEAAACAYYGVPRLLPVSGSQAAIQALPRVRSGGRVGVLSPCYAEHAHAWRKGGYVVREVGEQEVDYFLDTLDVLVVVNPNNPTGLLLSTERLLEWHARLAERGGWLVVDEAFMDNTPGLSLAAETWRIGLIVLRSFGKFFGLAGVRLGFVLAEPALLQSLAQEIGPWSVSGPTRIIGQTCLSDLQGQARQIERCDLARDRLVALLDQYHLAPDGGCALFQWRVTAEAQSLHEFCARRGVLLRLFVGNTPESCSLRFGLPADEADWLRLHTVLLEYRKEYPWPR
- the cobU gene encoding bifunctional adenosylcobinamide kinase/adenosylcobinamide-phosphate guanylyltransferase — protein: MLQLILGGARSGKSRLAEKLAADSSLNVIYIATSQPLDGEMNQRVASHRARRPDHWGLVEEPVELARVLFEKAAPDRCLLVDCLTLWLTNLLMLDSPERLAQEREALLDCLAELPGEIIFVSNETGLGVVPLGELTRRYVDEAGLLHQALAERCQRVVLTVAGLPLTLKGTAL